The Deinococcus aerophilus genomic interval TGAGGCCAAGTTTCGCGTGCAGGGGGGCGAGGTGCGCCTGAACGGCCAGATCGAGACCCGGCGCCGCAAGAAACTGCGCCGGGGCGACATCGTCGAGTACGCGGGCCAGCGGGTGGCGGTGGACTGGTGACCACGCCCTACGCGGAAGCGGTGCTGGACTTTCGCCGCCGCAAGGACGAACACTTTTCCTCGGGTCGGGGACCGGTGGCGCCGGAGGCCTTCCACGGCCTGAGCTACTTCGCGCCGGACCCCCGCTGGGCCTTCCGGGCCATGCTCGAACGTCTGCCCGCATCGGAAGCGGCCCACTTCACGCTGGAGACAAATACCGGCGATCCGCGTGTGATGGACCGGTACGGCACGCTGACCCTGCCGCTGCCCGGCGGTCCACATACCCTGAGCGTGTTCGTGCCTGCCGGTGAAGACCAGCCGCAACGGGTGTTCATTCCCTTCCGGGACGCCACCAGCGGTCAGGAGACCTACGGAGCCGGCCGGTATCTGGACGCCCCGGTCTCGGCCCGCTCCGAGGGCGGCGACCTGCTGATAGAGGTCGATTTCAACATGGCCTATCAGCCGTACTGCGCCTACGGAGACGGCTGGACCTGCCCGCTGCCGCCCGGCGAGAACTGGATCGCGCAGCCCATCCCCGCCGGGGAGAAACTGCCCGGCCAGGACTGACGGCCACGCCACCCTATGGGCACATCTCCAGGCACAGCGCAGCGGAAAATTTCACAAAAAATGAGAAATTTTATAGAGGCCCGTAAGAAGTATTCGCTTATATTGAGCTTATGCCCGCCTTAATGTCGTCCGGCCTGCTGACCGATGTGGGGCGTCAGCGTCAGGGCGGCGTCAATCAGGACGCGGCGCTGGCACTGGAGCTGCCGCAGGGGGGACTGTATGCGGTGGCCGACGGCATGGGTGGTCACGCCGCCGGGGAGCTGGCGGCCAATCTGGCGCTGGACGCCCTGAGCCAGCACTACCTGGAGGGCCGCAGCAGTCCGCCCGTGCGGCTGGCCGAGGCGGTGCAGGCCGCCAACGTGGCGGTGGTGCGGCACGCCGTCGGGGAATACGTGGGCATGGGCACCACCCTGATCGCCGCGCTGATCGACCGCGGCGCGCTGCTGATCGCGCATGTCGGCGATTCGCGCGCCTACCTGCTGCGGGGCGGCGAACTGCACCGCCTGACCGAGGACCACTCCTGGGTCAGCGAGCAGGTGCGCCTGGGCCACATGACCGAGCGTGAGGCCCGCGAGCACCAGTGGCGCAGCGTGGTGAGCAACGCGCTGGGCGGCGAGGAACGGGTGCGGCTGGAACTGTACGGCCTGCCCCTCCAGGCCGGAGACCGCCTGCTGCTGTGCAGCGACGGCCTGAGCGGCGTGGTGTGCGACGAGGATCTGCTGCGGCTGCTCGCCCAGCCGCTGACTCCAGAGGCCACCACCCGGCTGCTGGTCAATGCCGCCAACGACGCCGGGGGGCCGGACAACATCACCGCCGTGGTGGTGGACGTGCAGCAGAGCGCCCGGTTGCCCAACTACGCCCTGCCGATGCAGCGCGAGGACGGCCCGGCCTACATAGACATCCTGCTCAGCACCCAGCGCGGCAACAGCCTGAGCACCTACCTGCTGCTGATGATCGCGTACTTCACGCTGCTGGGGGTCATGCTGCTGCCCGGCTGGCGCGCGGTGATCGGTCTGCTGGGCACCGCGCTGCTCGTCTTCATCATCGTGGTGCAGCGCCTGCAGCTCACGCGCCGGGCCCGCTCGACCCTGTCGCGGCCCAGCGCCGTCCTGAAAGACGTGCTGGGCCAGATGACCCGCCCCGGCGGAGCCGGGCGCTCGCACCACGACACCTGAGGGCTCTCCCCACTGAAGCGGCCAGGGACACAGCGCGGCATCCGCCGCCCCCCGCCCGGCTCCGGTGTGGCACCCTGAGGGCATGGGCACCCTGCATGGACGGGTCGGCGGCGTCACGGTGGGCTACTCGCTGGAGGCAACTTGGGACGGCGAGCGGCTGCGCGGCCGCATCGGCGGACACTTTCAGGGCAAGGACATCCATCTAACGCTGCGGGGCGAGGAGGTGGACGGCCGCATCGGCGGGACGTTCGGCGGCTTCGATGCCCACGGTACGGTCACCGCACACGCCGTTCACGTCCGGCTGGGCGGGCGCGTGGACGGCGATGACATGCACCTTGAGATCCGTGGCGAACAGGTCACGGGCCGTTTTTCCGGGCGCGTCTCGGGCAAGGACGTGGACCTGCGCTGCGAGGACGATGGCCTGCGCGGCCGCATCGGGGGCCACCTGGAGGGCAAGGACGTGACGGTCAGCGTCGTGACCACTCCTGTGGGGCTCGCAGCCCTGGCAGCCGCGTGCGCTTACAAGGCGCTGGAAGACGAACAGGCGCAGGAGGCGGGGCCCTCGGCTCCCTCCTGAACGAAGCCGGGCAGGACCCCGAAATTCTCCAGCAAGCCGCACATTCCCGCCCCCGGGCCCGTGCTACTTTTCTGCGCATATGACTGCGATTGCCAGGGCCAGAACGCTGGGTGAACTGCTGGAGACGCCCGGTTACGCGGGACGAACCCCTTTCGACGGAAAGATCCGGCTGGTGCAGGACGAGGTGCGCGAGAACCTGACGCGCAAGCTCAGAAGCGGCGAGGAACTGTTTCCCGGCGTGGTCGGCTATGACGACACCGTCATTCCGCAACTGGTCAACGCGCTGCTGGCACGGCAGAACTTCATCCTGCTGGGGCTGCGCGGTCAGGCCAAGAGCCGGATCCTGCGGGCCATCACCGGCCTGCTCGACGAAACGGTGCCGGTGATTGACGGTGTGGACATGCCCGACGATCCTCTGAACCCTGTGGGCGCCGAGGGCCGCCACCTGCTTGAGGCCCACGGCCTGGACCTGCCCATCCGCTGGCTGCCGCGTGCGGAGCGCTACGTGGAGAAGCTCGCCACCCCGGATGTCACGGTGGCCGATCTGATCGGGGACGTGGACCCCATCAAGGCCGCCCGCCTGGGCACCTCGCTGGGCGACACCCGCTCCATGCATTTCGGGCTGCTGCCGCGCGCCAACCGGGGCATCTTTGCCGTCAACGAGCTGGCCGACCTTGCGCCCAAGGTCCAAGTGGCGCTGTTCAACATCCTTCAGGAAGGCGACGTGCAGATCAAGGGCTATCCCATCCGCCTGGAACTGGACGTGATGCTGGTCTTCAGCGCCAACCCCGAGGACTACACGGCGCGCGGCAAGATCGTCACGCCCCTCAAGGACCGCATCGGCAGCGAGATCCGCACCCACTATCCCACCGACGTGCGGCTGGGCATGGACATCACCGCGCAGGAAGCGGTCAAGGCAGATGGGGTCACCGTGCCGGGCTTTATCTCCGAGCTGATCGAGGAAATTGCCTTCCAGGCCCGCGAGGACGGACGGGTGGACAAGATGAGCGGGGTGTCTCAGCGCCTGCCCATCTCGCTGCTGGAAGTGGCCGCCGCCAACGCCGAGCGCCGCAGCCTGATTGCCGGGGATGAGCCGGTGGTGCGCGTCAGCGACGTGTACGCGGGCCTGCCGGCCATCACCGGCAAGATGGAACTGGAGTACGAGGGCGAGCTCAAGGGCGCGGACAACGTGGCCAAGGAAGTAATCCGCAAGGCGGCGGGTGCGGTGTACGGTCGCCTGTGCGGCAGCATGGACACCCAGAAGCTGGAAAAGTGGTTTGAGGACGGCAACGTCTTCCGGTTTCCGCAGTCCGGCGAGGCCGGGGCGGGCGTGAAGGCCACCCGCGAGGTGCCGGGACTGAATGACCTGGCCGCCGAGGTCGCGGGCAGCAGCAGCGACGCCGTGCGGGTCAGTGCAGCCGAATTCGTGCTTGAAGGGCTGTACGGCCGCAAGAAGCTCTCGCGCGCCGAG includes:
- a CDS encoding RNA-binding S4 domain-containing protein, encoding MTHTHGSEQQETIDLQDFLKLRGMVETGGEAKFRVQGGEVRLNGQIETRRRKKLRRGDIVEYAGQRVAVDW
- a CDS encoding DUF1684 domain-containing protein, which gives rise to MTTPYAEAVLDFRRRKDEHFSSGRGPVAPEAFHGLSYFAPDPRWAFRAMLERLPASEAAHFTLETNTGDPRVMDRYGTLTLPLPGGPHTLSVFVPAGEDQPQRVFIPFRDATSGQETYGAGRYLDAPVSARSEGGDLLIEVDFNMAYQPYCAYGDGWTCPLPPGENWIAQPIPAGEKLPGQD
- a CDS encoding PP2C family protein-serine/threonine phosphatase, with product MPALMSSGLLTDVGRQRQGGVNQDAALALELPQGGLYAVADGMGGHAAGELAANLALDALSQHYLEGRSSPPVRLAEAVQAANVAVVRHAVGEYVGMGTTLIAALIDRGALLIAHVGDSRAYLLRGGELHRLTEDHSWVSEQVRLGHMTEREAREHQWRSVVSNALGGEERVRLELYGLPLQAGDRLLLCSDGLSGVVCDEDLLRLLAQPLTPEATTRLLVNAANDAGGPDNITAVVVDVQQSARLPNYALPMQREDGPAYIDILLSTQRGNSLSTYLLLMIAYFTLLGVMLLPGWRAVIGLLGTALLVFIIVVQRLQLTRRARSTLSRPSAVLKDVLGQMTRPGGAGRSHHDT
- a CDS encoding ATP-binding protein, with amino-acid sequence MTAIARARTLGELLETPGYAGRTPFDGKIRLVQDEVRENLTRKLRSGEELFPGVVGYDDTVIPQLVNALLARQNFILLGLRGQAKSRILRAITGLLDETVPVIDGVDMPDDPLNPVGAEGRHLLEAHGLDLPIRWLPRAERYVEKLATPDVTVADLIGDVDPIKAARLGTSLGDTRSMHFGLLPRANRGIFAVNELADLAPKVQVALFNILQEGDVQIKGYPIRLELDVMLVFSANPEDYTARGKIVTPLKDRIGSEIRTHYPTDVRLGMDITAQEAVKADGVTVPGFISELIEEIAFQAREDGRVDKMSGVSQRLPISLLEVAAANAERRSLIAGDEPVVRVSDVYAGLPAITGKMELEYEGELKGADNVAKEVIRKAAGAVYGRLCGSMDTQKLEKWFEDGNVFRFPQSGEAGAGVKATREVPGLNDLAAEVAGSSSDAVRVSAAEFVLEGLYGRKKLSRAEELYAAPEPETRQQRGGRWN